The Lachnospiraceae bacterium genome includes the window AACAACAGGTCTTCTTCCAGATGCATCTCAATTTCGAGTTAATTTGCACCGTTTCCCCTTCCGTGTAAAAAAGAAATTAATGTCATATATCGGACGTAATGTGAAGAGTGTTCATGATATGAACCCCTTTGCTTATTGGTATGCAAGTAATCCTGATTTTCGAGTGTTTTTTACCAATTATTGGCGAGATAACAATGATTGTGCAAAACAATCGCCAGAAATATATACATGTGCAGAAAAGCTATTTAAAGAGGGCAATATGCTTGAAAAAATAATTTCAATTAGTGTTCTGTCGATCATCAAACAGTATATTGACAGATAATAACAATAACATTCCCATTTTTGCGAGGTGAAAAAATGCGTATTATAGGTACAATAAAAAGCATCTATTTTCATATCCTGGAGAAAAAATATGGTAAGAATGAGATCCGCTATATTTATCAAAAACAGAGAGAATCGGATGTGTTAATTGTTGTTTTTTCTGGATTTGCAGGTGCTGGTATGCCCGCAAGATACAACTACATAAGAACACTTAAAGATATAAAAGCCAATAAATTATATATACTTGATGATTTTGGTTATCAAAATCGTGGTGGTTATTACTTAGTGGATCGTGAGGGTACATTTAATGGTACGATTATTCAGGAAATAGCAGCACTTGTTGAAAAATATGCCAAAAACAGAAAAGTAATAACCGTGGGATCTAGTAAAGGTGGGAGCGCAGCTTTGTTATATGGTATTTTGTGCAGGGCGGATATGACCATTTCCGGCGCTCCTCAGTATTATATCGGTGACTACTTGAATTGCGATTCGCATAAAAAGATATTAAAAAGCATTTATGGGAGCTCAGGACAAGAGGCGGTTGCTGCATTGAATGAAATACTGCCATGTGCAGTTAAAGATCATGCAGGCGATAGTCATTTAAAAGTATTTGTTCACTGTTCAAAAAATGAGCATACTTACAAAGATCATGTGGAGGATATGGTGAGAGATTTAAATCAAAATGGGTACAGTGTTTCGTTAGATGCAGAGTATTGCTATACGGACCACAAGGATGTTGCGAAACACTTTCCACCGTATTTGCTGAAAGTCTTAAAAAGGGAACTGAGAATAAACGATAATGCTGATACATATGAAAAAGGTGACTAATTAAGTCAGAGAAACGGTGACATCCATTGGTAGCACATGGATTAGGCTTATAACTACTTCGATAATGTGCAAGAGAAGGTTTATACTAGAGATTTATTTTGAAGAGATTAAAATCTGTTTTGCATAATGAGTCTATACCTGTTATAATAGGTAGAAATAAAGTTTTAATAATTAAGAAGGTAATATATATGGATCAGGAAAACAAAAGAAGGCCCTCTGAGCAAGGGCAGCAGAGAAAAGCGCAAAATATAAACCATCGTCCGCCGGTACGCTATGACGAGAACGGGAATCCAATCCCGCCGAAAAAGCGTCCGCCGGTACGCTACGACGAGAACGGCAATCCAATTCCTCCGCGCAAGCGTCCACCGGTACGCTACGACGAGAACGGCAATCCAATTCCGCCGCGCAAACGTCCACCGGTACGCTACGACGAGAACGGCAATCCAATTCCTCCGAAAAAGCGTCCGCCGGTACGCTACGATGAAAACGGGAATCCGATTCCTAGGCAGCACCGCGAGGGGCAGAGGCCTCCTCGTGCGACTAGTGGATATGATAAATATCAGGAGAACGAAAATCAGTTTTTTGATAGGGAAGCGTATTTGAAGGAACGGGAAGAGGAACGGGCTATGCGGCGTGAAAAACAGAAGAAGAAAAAAAATATTTTTGGAAAAACCCTGATTGCGCTGCAGGCAGTTGTAACGGCCGTATTTATGGTGCTGATCTTTATACTCGATTTGCTGCCAGCAAAATATGTAGCTGCTATTGCTGTTATTTTACTAGTGCTTTGGGGGTTCACTTTATTATCGCAGAAGCTAAAGGCAGGGCAAACAGTAGGAAAGATCTATGCTATACTGATCATTTTAGTGTTGTCAGTAGGAACAGTTTATATATGGAAGGCCAATAATGTCATGGCTGATCTGACAACGGGGCAGCTTGTAAAGGTAAGCGATGTATCAGTAGTGGTGCTGGCCGATAGTCCTGCTCAGGGTCTGCAAGATCTGGATGGGAAGAGTTTTGGCGTGCAGGGTATTCTAGATAGGACCAATACCAATACTACTTTGTCAGACTTGCAGAGTAAATATAGTCAGGATATCAGCACTAAGGAATATGATGGTTTTGCTACACAGGCACAGGCGTTATACAGCGGCGAGGTGGATGCGATTATTATCAATGAAGCATACCGTCCTTTGATTCAGGAAACCTATCCGAAGTTTGATCAGGAGACACGGGTTTTAGATTCTTTTACCTATCAGGAAGAAATTATCCAGAAGGAACCAAAACCAGATGTTGATGTTACAGAAGAGGCTTTTACCGTGTTTCTGTCAGGTAATGATTCCTATGGAACTGTGTCATTAGCCGATGGACGTACAGATGTTAATATTCTAGCCACGGTTAATCCCAAAACACGGCAGATTTTGCTGACGACTACGCCGCGTGACTATTATGTAGAACTTCCCTTTTATGAGGGATGTATGGATAAGCTGACACATGCAGGACTATATGGCGTGGATTGTTCGATGACGACGCTGGAAAATCTGTATGGCATCGATATTGATTATTATGTGCGTGTGAATTTTAGCGGATTTCAAGATATTGTAGATGCATTAGGCGGAGTAGAGGTATATTCGGATTACGCCTTTACTGCTTCGGCAGGCGGCTATTATTTTGATGCTGGGTATAACTACGTGGATGGCGCCAGCGCACTGGCATTTGTGCGAGAAAGATACTCTTTCTCCGACGGAGATGTGCAGCGTGGCCGCAATCAGATGGCGATGATCAAGGCAATTATTGATAAGGTTATGTCTCCTGCCATTTTAACCAATTACATGGGGCTTATGGACAGCGTTTCCGGATGCTTCATCACGGATATGCCGCGAGATAAAATCTCTGACTTGGTGAAGATGCAGTTGGGCGAGGGTGGTTCTTGGAATATCGTCACCAACAGTGTGCATGGGTATGGCGATATGCTGCCGACCTATTCTGGCGGAAGCGAAGCGCTTTCCGTCATGAAAGAGGATGCAGAGGCTGTGCAGCAGGCAAAGCAGCTGATCGAAAGATGCGAAAATGGTGAGATTTTATCGGATCCATCATAAATAAAGTAAAACAAAAAGGAGACGCTTCCTATAAAGAAGTTGTCTCCTTTTCGTTTTATAATTAACAGAAATGATTAGAAAGCTAATTGCTACGAAGCGTTGCCCTTGTGCAAATGAGCGTTTCTTGTAATAGATGATTACGAGAATTATCATTAAGCCAACAGTTAAATGAATGGCTATTGGAGGATTGTACAATGACTAAAAATAATAAAATAGGAATGACATTAGGAGAAAAGTTAAAATCCGCAAGAAAGAATATAGGGTTTACGCAGGAGCAGTTGGCAGAAAGGCTTTTAGTATCGCGGCAGGCAGTTACCAAATGGGAAGCCGACAAAGGGACACCTGATATAGAAAATCTCAAACGGCTTTCAAAATGTCTTGATGTTAGTGTTGATTATCTTCTTGATAATGAGGAAAGTCTGAATCTGTCTGTGATGAAAGAAGAAATCAATCTTGCTGATTATATTTATAAACGAAAAATTAGAGGAAGATGGAGTAAAAAATCAGGAAAAAAAGATATGGTCGTAATAAAAAAATATCCAGATGCTGAAATTCATTATCTAATGGGAGAACAAATGCTGACCAAGAGTGAGAAAATGACAGATCACATAATAGGTTTTTTAACCAGTGCACCATTTGGAATACCAAAGCTTCTTAACAGTATTAAAAATGCTAATAAAGAATTTTATCTTGTCAAACAATCCAGCAAACAATTTCTTGTAATCGTAAGTGATGAGTATATTGAAAGCAGACAGCTTGCTGAAACCATTACAAATAACAAGTTTACGATTGGGGATTTTGTGTTTACTGATTGCGGCACTCTGCAATAAAATTAAGACGCCTTCATCAGGAAGGCGTCTTAATTTTTTATTTCAACACGTCCAGCCAGCCCTGATAAAGCTTACCGGCTTCTTCGGGCGGCATAACCGGATAAAGCCGCCGGCTTTCGGCAACAAGCGTTCTTAGCGACTCCTGATCCTTCCAGACGCCGCTGACGAGGCCGGCCATAAAGGCAGTGCCAAGCGCGGTCACCTCTGGATTAGCAGTTTGAATCACCGGAATCTGCAGCAGATCCGCCTGAAACTGCATCAGGAAATCATTGGCGCTCATACCGCCGTCTGTGCGGAGCGACATGCAGGGAAGCCCCATTTCGCGCTCCATCGCGCCCACCACATCCTTTACACGGTAGGCCACGCTCTCCAGAGCCGCGCGGACGATATGCGCCGCCGTCGTTTTGCGCGTCATCCCATGCAGGCTGGCGCGGCGGCCATTTTCCCACCACGGCGCCCCAAGCCCCTGAAAGGAAGACACAAAATACACACCCTCTGAGCTCGGCACCGACTCAGCCAGCTGCTGCGAATCACTGGCATGCTCAATCAGCCCCAGATTATCGCGCAGCCACTGGATAACAGCGCCCGCCATAAAAATACTGCCCTCAAATGCATAGCGCACCTCACCCCGCAGCCCCCAGGCCACAGTCGTCAGCAGGCCGTTTTTAGAAAACAGCGGCGAATCGCCAATATTAGAAAGGATAAAGGCGCCCGTACCGTAGGTACATTTAGCCTCGCTTTTTTCAAAGCAGAGCTGGCCAAAGAGAGCGCTTTGCTGATCGCCCAGCACGGCGCAGATCGGGATTTCAGCGCCCAAAAACGATGCATCCATCCGGCCAAAGTCAGAGCCGCTCTCCTGCACGGCAGGAAGATTGACGCGCGATATGCCAAAAAAGTCCAGTATTTCATCGTCCCAGTCCAGCGTATGGATATTCAGCAACATCGTGCGAGAGGCGTTAGAATAGTCGGTTGCATATACGCGGCCGCATGTAGCCTGATAGATCAGCCAGGTATCAATCGTGCCAAACAGCAGATCGCCGGCCTCAGCCTTCTCCCGTGCGCCCGGGACGTTTTGCAGCAGCCACTGAATTTTGGTAGCCGAAAAATAAGCATCGGGGATGAGCCCCGTCTTTTCATGCAGCCAATCAAAAAGACCGCGCGCTTTAAGCTGCTCGCAGACTTCTTCTGTGCGGCGGCACTGCCAGACGATGGCAGGATACACAGGCCTTGCAGTATGCTTATCCCAGGCAATGAGCGTCTCGCGCTGATTGGTAATGCCAAGGCAGGTGATGTCGGAGGCTTGCAGCGACAGCTGCTCCAGGAGGCGGCGGCAGACGAGCAGCTGCTTGTCCCAGATTTCCAGAGGATCTTCTTCGACCCAGCCGGCATGGGGATAGGATTGATGAATTTCTTCCTGACACATGCCGAGCGTGCGGCCCTGCTCGTCGAACAGCAGGGCGCGTACGCTGGTGGTGCCGGAATCTAAAGAGAGAATGAGTGACATGTTATTCTTCCTCTAAACGGCGTTCAATGGCGTTTACAACGGTTTCGAGCACCTTGATGCGGGCGTAATATTTGCTGTTGGCTTCTACGATGATCCAAGGCGCGTAGGTGGTGGAGGTGCGGACGAGCATCTCGTCTACGGCCACCTCATACTGATCCCATTTTGCACGGTTGCGCCAGTCTTCTTCGGTGATTTTCCACTGCTTATCGGGGTTTTCCTGGCGCTCCTTGAAGCGGCGCTCCTGTTCATCCTTGTCGATGTGCATCCAGAATTTGAGTACAACGGCGCCGCTGTTGGTCCAGCTTTCCTCCATGTGGTTCATTTCTTTATAAGCACGGCGCCATTCCTCCTCGGAGCAGAAGCCCTCGAGGCGTTCTACCATGACGCGGCCGTACCAGGAGCGGTCGAAGATGGCGATGTGACCGGCTTTGGGCACGGCGGTCCAAAAGCGCCACAAATAATGGTGAGATTTTTCTAAATCATTGGGAGAAGCCACCGGGTGCACGCTGTAGCCGCGGGGATCAAGCGCCTGGGTAAGTCGTTTGATGGCGCCGCCCTTGCCGCCGGCGTCCCAGCCCTCAAAGGCTAAAATCACGGGGATGCGGCGCAGATAGAGCTCGCCGTGGAGCTTGGTCAGCTTCTTTTGCAGCTCCTTCAGCCTCTTCTGATATTGTTCTTTGGTCAGTGTTTTAGAAAGGTCAATGCCAGCCAGCGCAGAGGCGCGGAAATTGTCGGTATGGATCTGGGCGCTCTCCTCGGGGCTCACCTTAATCAGATGCGCAGCGCGGCGGTCGGAAGCAGCAATGGCCTCTTCCAGACGGCTGACAACGGTGGAGGCAATCTTGGCCGCGGCATATTCCTTATCTTCCGCTTCCACAATGGTCCAGGGAGCGTTGTCACGATCCGTCTTTTGCAGTGCTTCCTCAGCGATGCGGAAATAGGCGTCATACTGCTCACAGCGCTGCCAGTCGCCCTTCGTCACGCGCCAGGCAGTTTCTTTAGAATCCTCTAGCTTTTTCAGGCGCTTTTTCTGTTCCTTTTGCGAAATTACGAGGAAGAACTTGATGAGTACGATATGGTCATCGGTTAACAGCTCTTCAAAGGAATTGATTTCATCGGCAGCGGTGGCCAGATTTTTGGCAGTGCTCTTGCCGTCGAAGCGGTCGTTGAGCAGGATGCGGTACCAGCTGCGGTCCAGAATCGAGATGCGTCCCTTGCCGGGCATCATGTTCCAGAAGCGCCATAAAAACGGATGGTAATGCTCCTCCTCCGTCTCGCGCTGCGTGGTATACACCTTGAAGCCTCTCGGATCGAGCGGTTCGATGAGACGGTTGATCATCGTGCCCTTGCCGGCAGCGCCGAGGCCTTCAAAGGTGATGATCACAGGAATTCCCTTTTCCTTGCAGAGGCGCTGCAGGCGGCCCAGCTTGGCATCCAGCTCGCGCATCAGCGTCTTAAATTCCTTTTTGTCCATCTTCTTAGAAAGATCAATTTTTTCTAACACACTATTCCTCCGTTCTAACATGTATTTCACATAGAGGGCTCTTTATACAAAGGGCCGGTCTATGTTGATCACAGCATAATATTTTCCCGGCAGCTCGCTTACCCGCTGCGTGAGCTGCTGCTTGAATTCATCGGCGTTTAGCTGATAGGGCAGCACGGCGTCAAAGATCAGATTAGTATGCGTTTCGCCGACAACCATCCGAAAGTCATGGATGGAAATTTCATCAGAAATCTCGTGTGCAAAGCTGCTGAGCTTCATGCGCAGCTCATTGGTGAGCGCGTCATCGGTCGCAATGGGATCCATATGGATCACAGCGTCGCAGCCAAGCCGTTCGCGCAGCTGCATTTCGATATTGTCGATCATATCATGTGCCTTTAGAATGTCCACATCCATGGGAATTTCTGCATGCAGTGAAACCATCTGCCGGCCAGGACCATAATCATGGATGATCAGGTCATGAATGCCGGTGATGATGGGCGCCTCCATCACAATGCTCTGGATCTGCCGAATGAATTCAGGATCCGGCGCCTGCCCCAGCAGCGGATTGATCGTATCCTTAGCCGCGCTGTAGCCGGAAAATAAAATGAAGCCGGAAACAAGCAGACCGCACCAGCCGTCGATGGCCAGACCGGTGTAATGGGCAATCACCGAGCAGATCAGCACCGCGGTCGTGGCAGCCATATCGCTGAGACTGTCCATAGCCGTG containing:
- the glpK gene encoding glycerol kinase GlpK, giving the protein MSLILSLDSGTTSVRALLFDEQGRTLGMCQEEIHQSYPHAGWVEEDPLEIWDKQLLVCRRLLEQLSLQASDITCLGITNQRETLIAWDKHTARPVYPAIVWQCRRTEEVCEQLKARGLFDWLHEKTGLIPDAYFSATKIQWLLQNVPGAREKAEAGDLLFGTIDTWLIYQATCGRVYATDYSNASRTMLLNIHTLDWDDEILDFFGISRVNLPAVQESGSDFGRMDASFLGAEIPICAVLGDQQSALFGQLCFEKSEAKCTYGTGAFILSNIGDSPLFSKNGLLTTVAWGLRGEVRYAFEGSIFMAGAVIQWLRDNLGLIEHASDSQQLAESVPSSEGVYFVSSFQGLGAPWWENGRRASLHGMTRKTTAAHIVRAALESVAYRVKDVVGAMEREMGLPCMSLRTDGGMSANDFLMQFQADLLQIPVIQTANPEVTALGTAFMAGLVSGVWKDQESLRTLVAESRRLYPVMPPEEAGKLYQGWLDVLK
- a CDS encoding helix-turn-helix transcriptional regulator; this translates as MTLGEKLKSARKNIGFTQEQLAERLLVSRQAVTKWEADKGTPDIENLKRLSKCLDVSVDYLLDNEESLNLSVMKEEINLADYIYKRKIRGRWSKKSGKKDMVVIKKYPDAEIHYLMGEQMLTKSEKMTDHIIGFLTSAPFGIPKLLNSIKNANKEFYLVKQSSKQFLVIVSDEYIESRQLAETITNNKFTIGDFVFTDCGTLQ
- a CDS encoding cation transporter; translated protein: MLCGLLGIFLNLLLFTGKFLAGTLTGSVAITADAFNNLSDAGSSLITLIGFKMAGQKPDLDHPFGHGRIEYISGLIVSALILLMGFELVKTSVEKIIHPEVTELTLPSALILLVAILVKGYMALYNRRTAAKIDSAAMRATAMDSLSDMAATTAVLICSVIAHYTGLAIDGWCGLLVSGFILFSGYSAAKDTINPLLGQAPDPEFIRQIQSIVMEAPIITGIHDLIIHDYGPGRQMVSLHAEIPMDVDILKAHDMIDNIEMQLRERLGCDAVIHMDPIATDDALTNELRMKLSSFAHEISDEISIHDFRMVVGETHTNLIFDAVLPYQLNADEFKQQLTQRVSELPGKYYAVINIDRPFV
- a CDS encoding ABC transporter substrate-binding protein, producing the protein MDQENKRRPSEQGQQRKAQNINHRPPVRYDENGNPIPPKKRPPVRYDENGNPIPPRKRPPVRYDENGNPIPPRKRPPVRYDENGNPIPPKKRPPVRYDENGNPIPRQHREGQRPPRATSGYDKYQENENQFFDREAYLKEREEERAMRREKQKKKKNIFGKTLIALQAVVTAVFMVLIFILDLLPAKYVAAIAVILLVLWGFTLLSQKLKAGQTVGKIYAILIILVLSVGTVYIWKANNVMADLTTGQLVKVSDVSVVVLADSPAQGLQDLDGKSFGVQGILDRTNTNTTLSDLQSKYSQDISTKEYDGFATQAQALYSGEVDAIIINEAYRPLIQETYPKFDQETRVLDSFTYQEEIIQKEPKPDVDVTEEAFTVFLSGNDSYGTVSLADGRTDVNILATVNPKTRQILLTTTPRDYYVELPFYEGCMDKLTHAGLYGVDCSMTTLENLYGIDIDYYVRVNFSGFQDIVDALGGVEVYSDYAFTASAGGYYFDAGYNYVDGASALAFVRERYSFSDGDVQRGRNQMAMIKAIIDKVMSPAILTNYMGLMDSVSGCFITDMPRDKISDLVKMQLGEGGSWNIVTNSVHGYGDMLPTYSGGSEALSVMKEDAEAVQQAKQLIERCENGEILSDPS
- the pap gene encoding polyphosphate:AMP phosphotransferase, whose translation is MLEKIDLSKKMDKKEFKTLMRELDAKLGRLQRLCKEKGIPVIITFEGLGAAGKGTMINRLIEPLDPRGFKVYTTQRETEEEHYHPFLWRFWNMMPGKGRISILDRSWYRILLNDRFDGKSTAKNLATAADEINSFEELLTDDHIVLIKFFLVISQKEQKKRLKKLEDSKETAWRVTKGDWQRCEQYDAYFRIAEEALQKTDRDNAPWTIVEAEDKEYAAAKIASTVVSRLEEAIAASDRRAAHLIKVSPEESAQIHTDNFRASALAGIDLSKTLTKEQYQKRLKELQKKLTKLHGELYLRRIPVILAFEGWDAGGKGGAIKRLTQALDPRGYSVHPVASPNDLEKSHHYLWRFWTAVPKAGHIAIFDRSWYGRVMVERLEGFCSEEEWRRAYKEMNHMEESWTNSGAVVLKFWMHIDKDEQERRFKERQENPDKQWKITEEDWRNRAKWDQYEVAVDEMLVRTSTTYAPWIIVEANSKYYARIKVLETVVNAIERRLEEE